A stretch of the Streptomyces ortus genome encodes the following:
- the cdgB gene encoding diguanylate cyclase CdgB: METESEPYVRLATLRQLHTVMADMNTARSLADTLQTVADGVVNGLGYELACVNLVLPEGDLVVAALAGNSAAEALITGRTGSRDSWERRLTMGEAWGDLRFIPHTEGWVLDEDDVPQWYTDGPEPRFEDEWHPADRLFAPMYTPSIPGGSCGELIGVLSVDRPRNGRRPGAWGREALQMYAFQAAIAISNARLRANMQRALVRLEREQQALRASEESFRQAFEYAPSGMAVAEMGGDQHGRILRTNDALCRLLGRPASSMRRYSFSDLVHPEDIGTLLRTSAEGGRAELRLCRRDGTYVWVSLRNSVVADAADGPRFLLTHVEDIEERKRRELQLAHRASHDSLTGLPNSAELRSRLAARLCARPTATEPGVVDTIDAAYGEVVAARNARANGYDVNGYDVTPYDANGHGFDYRSVPDALGAYDHHVHTVTPEGERDDGTKGLAVLFCDLDGFKSINDRFGHNAGDHVLIEVARRLSGAVRDGDTVARLGGDEFVVLADGLGRADAEDLAVRLRNEIIQPIRVDGRAMRVGASFGIGWAHCGMSADEVLQSADERMYVEKRSRPKAHRRAG; the protein is encoded by the coding sequence ATGGAGACCGAGTCGGAGCCGTACGTCCGCCTTGCGACCCTGCGGCAGCTGCACACGGTCATGGCGGACATGAACACGGCCCGCAGCCTGGCCGACACGCTGCAGACCGTGGCCGACGGCGTCGTCAACGGCCTCGGCTACGAACTGGCCTGCGTCAACCTCGTCCTTCCCGAGGGCGACCTGGTGGTCGCGGCCCTCGCCGGGAACTCCGCCGCCGAGGCGCTCATCACCGGCCGCACGGGCTCCCGCGATTCCTGGGAACGCCGGCTGACCATGGGCGAGGCCTGGGGCGACCTGCGGTTCATACCGCACACCGAGGGCTGGGTCCTCGACGAGGACGACGTCCCGCAGTGGTACACCGACGGACCCGAACCGCGCTTCGAGGACGAGTGGCACCCCGCCGACCGGCTCTTCGCCCCCATGTACACCCCGAGCATCCCGGGCGGCTCCTGCGGTGAGCTGATCGGTGTCCTGTCCGTGGACCGCCCGCGCAACGGACGCCGTCCCGGCGCATGGGGCCGCGAGGCCCTGCAGATGTACGCATTCCAGGCCGCCATAGCCATCAGCAACGCGCGGCTGCGCGCCAACATGCAGCGCGCGCTGGTGCGCCTGGAGCGCGAGCAGCAGGCGCTGCGGGCCAGCGAGGAAAGCTTCCGGCAGGCCTTCGAGTACGCGCCCTCCGGCATGGCCGTCGCCGAGATGGGCGGCGACCAGCACGGCCGGATCCTGCGCACGAACGACGCGCTGTGCCGCCTGCTGGGCCGCCCTGCCTCCTCCATGCGCCGCTACTCCTTCTCCGACCTCGTCCACCCCGAGGACATCGGCACCCTGCTCAGGACCTCCGCCGAGGGCGGGCGCGCCGAGCTGCGGCTCTGTCGCCGCGACGGCACGTACGTGTGGGTGTCGCTGCGCAACAGCGTGGTCGCGGACGCCGCCGACGGGCCGCGCTTCCTGCTCACCCACGTCGAGGACATCGAGGAGCGCAAACGCCGCGAGCTGCAGCTCGCCCACCGCGCCTCCCACGACTCGCTCACCGGCCTGCCGAACTCCGCGGAGCTGCGCTCCCGGCTCGCCGCCCGGCTGTGCGCGCGCCCCACGGCGACCGAACCCGGCGTGGTCGACACGATCGACGCGGCGTACGGGGAAGTGGTGGCCGCCCGCAACGCGAGAGCCAACGGGTACGACGTGAACGGCTACGACGTGACCCCCTACGACGCGAACGGGCACGGGTTCGACTACCGGTCGGTCCCGGACGCCCTGGGCGCGTACGACCACCATGTGCACACCGTCACACCCGAGGGGGAGCGGGACGACGGCACGAAGGGGCTGGCGGTCCTCTTCTGCGACCTCGACGGCTTCAAGTCGATCAACGACCGCTTCGGGCACAACGCCGGTGACCACGTGCTGATCGAGGTGGCCCGCAGGCTGAGCGGCGCCGTGCGCGACGGGGACACGGTCGCCCGGCTCGGCGGCGACGAGTTCGTGGTGCTCGCCGACGGGCTCGGCCGGGCCGACGCGGAGGACCTCGCGGTGCGGCTGCGCAACGAGATAATCCAGCCGATCAGGGTCGACGGACGGGCCATGCGGGTCGGCGCCAGCTTCGGTATCGGGTGGGCCCACTGCGGCATGTCGGCGGACGAGGTCCTGCAGTCCGCCGACGAGCGGATGTACGTAGAGAAACGTTCTCGTCCCAAAGCGCACAGGCGTGCCGGCTGA
- a CDS encoding carbohydrate-binding protein, with product MTPGSNGASTPEDDDPFGYLYEDGKAAGAQPPSGGGGYGYPGSVNRVRPVGERQYGQSAAQAAPTAQYGQAPQQQGTYGQQGQYGQPNANYATSENHSGGAPTTHQQTHGGRGGGGRGRGPNTRGLLIGAVAVVAAVVIGIAIAMTGGDSDDDKGGDDAAGPTTSAGQSAEPSETSSKDADEPAELPDIDAKALKLGAGVTTASDIEGASAAGGIYVTGLNQVGAEVTWTVNGIPKAGTYTVFTKYSVPGKDAKMTLTVNGKEFGTKLNLGNFAKAKENEWEKGWTETYSWPTLTKGTNTISISCQEGDQCDVLLDQLRLKAGQVKN from the coding sequence ATGACGCCCGGCAGCAACGGCGCGAGCACGCCCGAGGACGACGACCCGTTCGGCTATTTGTACGAGGACGGGAAAGCCGCCGGAGCCCAGCCGCCGAGCGGCGGTGGTGGTTACGGCTACCCCGGCTCGGTCAACCGTGTGCGTCCGGTCGGTGAGCGCCAGTACGGCCAGTCCGCCGCGCAGGCCGCCCCCACCGCGCAGTACGGGCAGGCGCCGCAGCAGCAGGGCACGTACGGGCAGCAGGGGCAGTACGGGCAGCCGAACGCGAACTACGCCACGTCCGAGAACCACTCCGGCGGCGCGCCCACCACGCACCAGCAGACGCACGGCGGCCGGGGCGGTGGCGGCCGGGGCCGCGGGCCCAACACCAGGGGGCTGCTGATCGGCGCCGTCGCCGTGGTCGCGGCCGTGGTGATCGGTATCGCCATCGCGATGACGGGCGGTGACTCGGACGACGACAAGGGCGGGGACGACGCCGCGGGGCCGACCACGTCGGCCGGGCAGAGCGCCGAGCCGAGCGAGACGTCAAGCAAGGATGCCGACGAGCCGGCCGAGCTGCCCGACATCGACGCGAAGGCACTGAAGCTCGGTGCCGGTGTGACGACCGCGTCGGACATCGAGGGCGCGAGTGCGGCGGGCGGTATCTATGTGACCGGCCTGAACCAGGTCGGTGCCGAGGTCACGTGGACCGTCAACGGCATTCCGAAGGCCGGTACGTACACCGTCTTCACGAAGTACAGCGTGCCCGGCAAGGACGCCAAGATGACGCTGACCGTGAACGGCAAGGAGTTCGGGACCAAGCTGAATCTAGGGAACTTCGCGAAGGCCAAGGAGAACGAGTGGGAGAAGGGGTGGACGGAGACGTACTCCTGGCCCACTCTCACCAAGGGCACGAACACGATCTCCATCTCCTGTCAGGAGGGGGACCAGTGTGATGTCCTCCTGGACCAGCTCCGGCTGAAGGCCGGGCAGGTCAAGAACTGA
- a CDS encoding 1-phosphofructokinase family hexose kinase: MILTVTLNTALDITYRVRKLRPHASHRVDEMTERPGGKGLNVARVLAALGHEVTVTGFVGGVTGRALRERLAQTPDVVDALVPVSGATRRTIAVADATTGDTTQLNEPGPQITPAEWAGFQETYEVLLRSCSAVALCGSLPPGVPVGAYAQLVRAARALAVPVLLDTSGEPLRRGIAARPDIVKPNADELAELTGSHDPSQATRDARRRGAHAVVASLGPQGLLARTPEGDWRAAPLRPVRGNPTGAGDSAVAGLLSGLVEHLPWPDRLARSVALSAATVLSPAAGEFDQQAYEELLPRVSVANQPTAA, from the coding sequence GTGATTCTCACGGTCACGCTGAACACCGCTCTCGACATCACGTACCGCGTACGCAAGTTGCGGCCCCACGCGTCGCACCGGGTCGACGAGATGACCGAACGGCCCGGCGGGAAGGGCCTGAACGTGGCCCGGGTGCTCGCGGCCCTCGGCCACGAGGTGACCGTGACGGGCTTCGTGGGCGGGGTCACCGGACGGGCCCTGCGGGAGCGGCTCGCGCAGACGCCGGACGTCGTCGACGCGCTGGTCCCGGTGAGCGGCGCGACCCGCCGCACGATCGCGGTGGCCGACGCGACGACCGGTGACACGACTCAGCTCAACGAACCGGGCCCGCAGATCACCCCCGCCGAGTGGGCCGGCTTCCAGGAGACGTACGAGGTTCTGCTGCGGTCCTGCTCCGCGGTGGCCCTGTGCGGCAGCCTGCCACCCGGGGTGCCGGTCGGGGCCTACGCCCAACTCGTACGCGCGGCACGGGCGTTGGCGGTTCCGGTGCTGCTCGACACGAGCGGGGAGCCGTTGCGGCGGGGGATCGCGGCGCGACCCGACATCGTGAAGCCGAACGCGGACGAACTGGCCGAGCTGACCGGCTCGCACGACCCGTCGCAGGCCACGCGTGACGCGCGCCGGCGCGGGGCGCACGCGGTGGTGGCGTCCCTCGGCCCGCAGGGGCTGCTCGCCCGCACCCCCGAGGGCGACTGGCGCGCGGCCCCGCTCAGGCCGGTCCGCGGCAACCCGACGGGCGCCGGGGACTCCGCGGTCGCGGGCCTGCTCTCGGGCCTGGTCGAACACCTGCCGTGGCCGGACCGCCTGGCCCGCTCGGTCGCCCTCTCCGCGGCAACGGTCCTGTCCCCCGCAGCGGGGGAGTTCGACCAGCAGGCCTACGAAGAACTACTCCCCCGAGTATCAGTGGCAAACCAACCCACAGCAGCGTAA
- the nagA gene encoding N-acetylglucosamine-6-phosphate deacetylase: MTTERMSPAGPQTTVLTGANVVLPTGTVRGGRLIVDGTRFAGSAPEGAPTVDLSDHWVVPGFVDMHNHGGGGASFTSGTVEEILQGVRTHRVHGTTTLVASTVTGDMDGLAQRAGLLSELAEQGDIAGVHFEGPFISPCRKGAHSEKLLRDPDPAEVRKLIDAARGQARMVTLATELPGGIDSVRLLVEHGVIAAIGHTDATYEQTVEAIDAGATVATHLFNAMPVLGHRTPGPIAALLEDERVTVELINDGVHLHPASLQLAFHHAGGGRVAFITDAMDAAGFGDGRYMLGPLEVEVADGVARLVEGGSIAGSTLTLDRAFRRAVTVDRLPVEDVVAAISANPARQLGLYDRVGSLEPGKDADLVVLDSGFELRGVMRRGEWLVEPQIG; this comes from the coding sequence ATGACCACTGAGCGTATGTCTCCGGCCGGGCCGCAGACCACAGTCCTCACCGGCGCGAACGTAGTACTCCCCACCGGAACGGTGCGCGGCGGACGCCTGATCGTCGACGGCACCCGCTTCGCCGGGAGCGCTCCCGAGGGCGCCCCCACGGTGGACCTGAGCGACCACTGGGTGGTCCCCGGCTTCGTCGACATGCACAACCACGGCGGCGGCGGCGCCTCCTTCACCTCGGGCACGGTCGAGGAGATCCTCCAGGGCGTCCGCACCCACCGCGTGCACGGCACGACGACCCTCGTCGCCTCCACGGTCACCGGCGACATGGACGGCCTGGCCCAGCGCGCGGGACTGCTCTCCGAACTGGCCGAGCAGGGCGACATCGCGGGCGTCCACTTCGAGGGCCCGTTCATCTCCCCGTGCCGCAAGGGAGCGCACTCCGAGAAGCTGCTGCGCGACCCGGACCCGGCGGAGGTCCGCAAACTGATCGACGCGGCGCGCGGCCAGGCCCGCATGGTCACCCTCGCCACCGAACTGCCGGGCGGCATCGACTCCGTACGCCTGCTCGTCGAGCACGGTGTCATCGCGGCGATCGGGCACACGGACGCCACGTACGAGCAGACGGTGGAGGCCATCGACGCGGGCGCGACCGTGGCGACGCACCTCTTCAACGCGATGCCCGTGCTCGGACACCGCACCCCGGGCCCGATCGCGGCCCTGCTGGAGGACGAGCGGGTCACCGTCGAGCTGATCAACGACGGCGTCCACCTGCACCCGGCCTCTCTCCAGCTGGCGTTCCATCACGCGGGCGGCGGACGGGTGGCGTTCATCACGGACGCCATGGACGCGGCGGGCTTCGGCGACGGCCGCTACATGCTCGGCCCGCTGGAGGTCGAGGTCGCGGACGGAGTGGCGCGGCTGGTGGAGGGCGGCTCGATCGCGGGCTCCACGCTCACCCTGGACCGGGCCTTCCGGCGCGCGGTGACGGTGGACCGGCTGCCCGTCGAGGACGTCGTCGCGGCCATCTCCGCCAATCCGGCCCGGCAGCTGGGCCTGTACGACCGGGTGGGCTCACTGGAACCGGGCAAGGACGCCGACCTGGTGGTCCTGGACTCCGGTTTCGAGCTCAGGGGTGTGATGCGTCGGGGCGAATGGCTGGTCGAACCTCAGATCGGCTGA
- a CDS encoding ROK family protein has protein sequence MRHVIALDVGGTGMKAALVGADGELLHRARRSTGRERGPDSVVESILAFAADLRAHGEEHFGEPAAAAGVAVPGIVDSDRGIAAYAANLGWRDVPLRTLLSERLAGVPVALGHDVRTGGLAEGRIGAGRGADRFLFVPLGTGIAGAIGIDGRVEAGAHGFAGEIGHVVVRPGGAPCPCGQHGCLERYASAGAVGAAWAEASGDRDADAADCAKAVESGDTRARAVWQDAVDALADGLVTALTLLDPRVLIIGGGLAEAGETLFTPLRAAVERRVTFQKLPSIVPAALGDTAGCLGAGLLAWDLLATTSEVSAR, from the coding sequence GTGAGACACGTCATCGCCCTGGATGTGGGCGGCACCGGAATGAAGGCCGCCCTCGTGGGTGCGGACGGTGAGCTGCTGCACCGGGCCCGCCGCTCGACGGGCCGGGAGCGCGGCCCGGACTCGGTCGTCGAGTCGATCCTCGCCTTCGCCGCCGACCTGCGCGCGCACGGCGAGGAGCACTTCGGCGAGCCCGCGGCGGCGGCCGGCGTGGCCGTCCCCGGCATCGTGGACTCCGACCGCGGTATCGCGGCCTACGCGGCCAACCTCGGCTGGCGCGACGTACCCCTGCGCACGCTGCTCAGCGAACGGCTGGCCGGGGTCCCCGTCGCCCTCGGCCACGACGTACGCACCGGCGGCCTCGCCGAGGGCCGGATCGGCGCCGGCCGGGGCGCGGACCGCTTCCTGTTCGTACCGCTCGGCACGGGCATCGCCGGTGCCATCGGCATCGACGGCCGGGTGGAGGCAGGCGCGCACGGTTTCGCGGGCGAGATCGGCCATGTCGTCGTACGCCCCGGGGGCGCCCCCTGCCCGTGCGGTCAGCACGGCTGTCTGGAGCGGTACGCGTCCGCGGGCGCGGTCGGTGCGGCGTGGGCCGAGGCCTCCGGCGACCGGGACGCCGACGCGGCGGACTGCGCGAAGGCCGTCGAGTCCGGCGACACCCGGGCGCGGGCCGTCTGGCAGGACGCCGTGGACGCGCTCGCCGACGGCCTCGTCACCGCGCTCACCCTGCTGGACCCGCGCGTCCTGATCATCGGGGGCGGTCTCGCCGAGGCGGGGGAAACCTTGTTCACACCACTGCGGGCCGCGGTCGAGCGGCGCGTCACCTTCCAGAAACTGCCGTCCATCGTCCCCGCCGCACTCGGGGACACGGCCGGCTGCCTGGGCGCGGGCCTCCTCGCCTGGGACCTGCTGGCCACCACTTCGGAGGTATCCGCCCGATGA